One stretch of Helicobacter jaachi DNA includes these proteins:
- a CDS encoding DegT/DnrJ/EryC1/StrS family aminotransferase yields MKKQRNNLSLENLDSITESKAYFSAFPHFSHAQIKRILSKTRAMLEGKSMLTMGKAVQEFEQSFARYCGLRHGIATNSCTSALNVVFRALGLGRSSDSTRHAAQAHSITNKAVLVPTQTFFANASSVLNCGADLVLVECDKDFMLSLDILQEALKTTESRRIKAVVLVHFAGLISKDIFAIKSLCKKRGITLIEDCSHAHGAQAMDKQGKIHRAGSIGDIGVFSFFSTKILPCGEGGMIVCNDEALARKCRALANRGLDASAPKEAGESFIALGENYRLGEFNAILGCEGLEALESNLTYRNKLAAAYKRALAPLYKRGIVSFQEIPLGFYHSYWRFIVFLHKHDVSAVLAYLKARNIYADAPYKPLLHKQPLLESLQSRAPDSTMSKPDARALHSRLDSRLDATLDSNARVHFIPHTPQTPQNHISLPLHCALKLKDITYITHILKEALHEKA; encoded by the coding sequence ATGAAAAAGCAGAGAAATAATCTATCTTTAGAGAATCTAGATTCTATAACAGAATCTAAAGCCTATTTCAGTGCCTTCCCCCACTTCTCCCATGCCCAAATTAAGCGCATTCTAAGCAAAACGCGCGCCATGCTTGAGGGTAAATCCATGCTTACCATGGGGAAAGCCGTGCAGGAGTTTGAGCAATCTTTTGCGCGCTATTGTGGGCTGCGACATGGCATTGCTACAAATTCTTGCACTTCTGCGCTTAATGTAGTATTTCGCGCGCTAGGGCTTGGGCGCAGCAGTGATAGCACGCGCCACGCAGCACAAGCACATAGCATTACAAATAAAGCCGTGCTTGTGCCTACGCAGACATTTTTTGCTAATGCAAGTAGCGTGCTTAATTGTGGTGCGGATTTGGTGCTTGTGGAGTGCGATAAGGATTTTATGCTCTCTCTTGATATCTTGCAAGAAGCACTTAAGACTACAGAATCTAGACGCATTAAAGCCGTAGTTCTTGTGCATTTTGCCGGGCTTATAAGCAAGGATATTTTTGCCATTAAATCCTTATGCAAAAAGCGGGGCATTACACTTATTGAGGACTGCTCGCACGCGCATGGCGCGCAGGCTATGGATAAACAAGGGAAGATACATCGCGCAGGGAGTATTGGCGATATTGGCGTGTTTAGCTTTTTTAGCACTAAGATTCTGCCCTGTGGTGAAGGGGGCATGATAGTGTGCAATGATGAGGCTTTAGCGCGCAAATGCAGGGCATTAGCAAATCGCGGGCTAGATGCTAGCGCGCCAAAGGAGGCAGGAGAATCTTTCATAGCACTTGGGGAAAACTACCGCTTAGGCGAGTTTAATGCGATTTTAGGGTGTGAGGGCTTAGAGGCACTAGAATCTAATCTTACCTATCGCAATAAATTAGCCGCTGCTTATAAACGCGCGCTTGCTCCATTATATAAACGCGGCATAGTGAGCTTTCAAGAAATACCGCTGGGCTTTTACCATAGCTATTGGCGCTTTATTGTATTTCTACATAAGCATGATGTAAGTGCTGTTTTAGCCTACTTAAAGGCGCGTAATATCTATGCCGATGCACCCTATAAGCCACTGCTACACAAGCAGCCGCTACTAGAATCCCTACAATCTCGCGCGCCAGATTCTACTATGTCAAAACCAGATGCTCGTGCCTTGCATTCTAGATTAGATTCTAGGCTAGATGCCACGCTAGATTCTAATGCGCGTGTGCATTTTATCCCCCACACGCCACAAACACCCCAAAACCACATCTCCCTGCCCCTACACTGCGCGCTAAAGCTAAAAGACATTACCTACATCACACATATCTTAAAGGAGGCACTCCATGAAAAAGCTTAG
- a CDS encoding NAD-dependent epimerase/dehydratase family protein, giving the protein MDRYILVTGASGFLGSWLCAALCASGAKVLGIGRRRNGGFLSRTLLARNNNDRHTNFAHENFIYECLELKNLNENSLKKYEFSLAFHLASMVEYASHDYHDYHDYTITPTLRLIDFATTRNIPKIIFTSTASVFAHPPSPESSPTSSLDSIAIESSATLKLDSSNFKSPYHVTQEPIITESSPIAPLSNYALAKYICESLLLLATRKNPHLQVITLRFPAIFGLHHLGGVVYEFAKSALEGKDIELFSNGAVYRNILYVQDAINALKSASRVQGLKPYELFLIGSLDSKPTSFIARTLIDALGSTSQLILSPKPSPNPFNSRLDISKAQQLLGFAPMSVEVGLQAYVRDILQNGGLQ; this is encoded by the coding sequence ATGGATAGATATATTTTAGTAACGGGTGCGAGCGGGTTTCTAGGCTCGTGGCTTTGTGCGGCACTATGTGCAAGCGGGGCTAAGGTGCTTGGCATTGGGCGTAGGCGCAATGGCGGGTTTTTATCCCGCACGCTTTTAGCGCGTAATAACAATGATAGGCATACAAACTTCGCACATGAAAATTTTATCTATGAGTGTCTTGAGCTAAAGAATCTTAATGAAAACTCACTCAAAAAATATGAGTTTTCACTTGCTTTTCATCTGGCATCTATGGTAGAATACGCTAGCCATGATTACCATGATTACCATGATTACACCATTACGCCAACGCTGCGCCTCATAGACTTCGCCACCACGCGAAATATCCCAAAGATTATTTTTACCTCTACCGCCTCTGTCTTTGCCCACCCACCAAGCCCAGAATCTAGCCCCACATCAAGCCTAGATTCTATTGCTATAGAATCTAGTGCTACGCTAAAGCTAGATTCTAGCAATTTTAAATCGCCCTATCACGTCACACAAGAGCCTATCATCACAGAATCTTCTCCCATAGCCCCTTTAAGCAACTACGCGCTTGCCAAATACATTTGTGAGAGCCTGCTCCTACTTGCTACGCGCAAAAATCCTCATCTGCAGGTTATCACCCTGCGCTTTCCTGCGATTTTTGGCTTACATCATTTAGGCGGCGTGGTGTATGAATTCGCCAAAAGCGCGCTAGAGGGTAAAGACATCGAGCTTTTTAGCAATGGCGCGGTGTATCGCAATATCCTATATGTCCAAGACGCCATAAACGCGCTTAAGTCTGCAAGCCGCGTGCAAGGGCTTAAACCCTATGAGCTATTTCTTATCGGTAGCCTAGATTCTAAGCCTACAAGCTTTATCGCGCGCACGCTTATAGACGCGCTTGGCTCAACTTCCCAGCTTATCCTAAGCCCAAAACCCTCGCCAAATCCATTTAACTCGCGGCTTGATATTAGCAAAGCACAACAACTCTTAGGCTTTGCTCCTATGAGCGTTGAAGTAGGCTTGCAAGCGTATGTGCGCGATATTTTGCAAAATGGAGGCTTGCAATGA
- a CDS encoding ATP-grasp domain-containing protein: protein MQKQAQSLYITQYLVTGQEYTIDCLFDAQGQPLYIIPRKRIDVREGKSTKGEVCDVKSLESYIRAMATKTHFVGAINVQAFITAQNEPIFIEVNPRLGGGSALSFAASENWVEAMIEMFIYKRLITPKPVHYGLKMARSYIETYF from the coding sequence GTGCAAAAGCAAGCCCAAAGCCTCTACATTACGCAATATCTCGTTACCGGGCAAGAATATACCATTGATTGCCTCTTTGATGCACAGGGGCAGCCGCTTTATATTATCCCGCGCAAGCGCATTGATGTGCGGGAGGGTAAATCCACTAAAGGCGAGGTGTGTGATGTCAAGTCCTTAGAATCTTATATTCGTGCAATGGCGACAAAGACGCACTTTGTGGGCGCGATAAATGTGCAAGCCTTTATCACAGCTCAAAATGAGCCTATATTCATCGAGGTAAATCCTCGTTTAGGCGGTGGGAGTGCGCTTAGTTTTGCTGCGAGTGAAAACTGGGTAGAAGCGATGATAGAGATGTTTATTTATAAACGCCTTATCACGCCAAAGCCCGTGCATTATGGCTTAAAAATGGCAAGGAGCTACATAGAAACCTATTTCTAA
- a CDS encoding ATP-grasp domain-containing protein — MKALNILIEASGSLTSTAMISAIKAAGHRVCGSDISDFNAAAHLCDDFIIMPRANDAHLWEHTQELLIKHHIDVVIPTLDESLLGWSMRRTKLAREGIAVFISPPRTIQTFLDKWKTYRFFRAHNIPTPKTALFTHHGVLKPRFGRGGAGITILSKTQLEQYYTDLTGGGAK; from the coding sequence GTGAAAGCCCTAAATATCCTTATCGAAGCAAGCGGCAGCCTCACAAGCACGGCTATGATTAGCGCCATTAAAGCAGCCGGACATAGAGTGTGTGGCAGTGATATTAGTGATTTTAACGCCGCAGCACACTTGTGCGATGATTTTATCATCATGCCCCGCGCAAATGATGCGCATTTATGGGAGCACACGCAAGAGTTGCTTATAAAACATCATATCGATGTGGTTATCCCCACCCTTGATGAAAGCCTGCTAGGCTGGAGTATGCGCCGCACAAAGCTTGCAAGAGAGGGTATAGCAGTTTTTATCTCACCACCCCGCACCATACAAACTTTCCTTGATAAATGGAAAACATATCGCTTTTTCCGCGCGCATAATATCCCCACACCAAAAACCGCGCTTTTTACCCACCATGGCGTGCTAAAGCCCCGCTTTGGTCGCGGTGGTGCGGGTATTACAATACTTTCAAAAACACAACTAGAGCAATACTATACAGATTTAACGGGGGGGGGGGCAAAGTGA
- a CDS encoding class I SAM-dependent methyltransferase has protein sequence MSAQPVFTNITQHAQGAALPENYQKEQSLKALDFGCGIGRQSILVGEFGIKAYGIDISQNALSMAELQAQSHRKSKHFIRPQFCLYDGQHIPFSDNFFDFSISYGVLDSLPFALALNLVQEIARVSKEYIFVSLIGAESTHGFSNLNTSYFTDEIQVQEAHEKGTIQSFFDRAKIERLFASTGFSIIWLHKRISTNELDSTIEESRYYVVLKRDKAHKKARTQGGA, from the coding sequence ATGAGCGCGCAACCAGTTTTTACAAACATTACCCAGCACGCACAGGGCGCAGCACTCCCTGAAAATTACCAAAAAGAGCAATCCTTAAAAGCACTTGATTTTGGCTGTGGGATTGGTAGGCAGAGTATCCTCGTGGGCGAATTTGGTATAAAAGCCTATGGCATTGATATTTCACAAAACGCCCTTTCCATGGCAGAGCTACAAGCGCAAAGCCATAGAAAATCTAAGCATTTTATCCGCCCGCAGTTTTGCCTCTATGATGGGCAGCATATCCCTTTTAGCGATAATTTTTTTGATTTTTCCATAAGCTATGGCGTGCTTGACTCCCTGCCCTTTGCACTAGCCTTAAACCTTGTCCAAGAAATCGCGCGCGTAAGCAAAGAATATATCTTTGTCTCACTCATTGGCGCAGAATCCACCCATGGCTTTAGCAATCTTAACACGTCCTACTTTACTGATGAAATCCAAGTCCAAGAAGCACATGAAAAAGGCACGATTCAAAGCTTTTTTGATAGAGCAAAGATTGAGCGGCTCTTTGCTAGCACAGGCTTTTCTATCATTTGGCTGCATAAGCGCATAAGCACCAATGAGCTTGATAGCACCATAGAGGAGAGTCGCTACTATGTGGTGCTAAAGCGCGATAAAGCGCATAAAAAAGCGCGCACGCAAGGGGGCGCGTAG